A section of the Ptychodera flava strain L36383 unplaced genomic scaffold, AS_Pfla_20210202 Scaffold_28__1_contigs__length_4768798_pilon, whole genome shotgun sequence genome encodes:
- the LOC139127011 gene encoding uncharacterized protein, protein MDIKSWTSLMLTALAMMSAANALKHKKRQLSTDPECINPLYPLICADRQACIKESQLCDGIKSCKDNSDEENCDGVVEGGEGDDESGEGGNEGDEGGDENEDDEGGDEGTGDSDCNSGTKTKGSCTNPTGEATCNTGLEDLRQQMLNSHNYYRCLHGLTGEFQMTLADDLNEHAQEWAEYLASTDSSEHSTDRGENPPQRGENIWTGSDFSRWTEEEQFTGEAPVGDWYSEINNYDFNTFTAVGGAMVGHFTQVVWKSSTELGCGVGIGERPWGPMFYVVCQYREAGNIADPSENVPPPL, encoded by the exons ATGGATATCAAGAGTTGGACGTCGTTAATGTTGACCGCATTGGCGATG ATGTCAGCTGCCAATGCCTTGAAACACAAAAAAC GTCAATTGTCCACAGATCCGGAGTGTATTAATCCACTATATCCGCTAATATGTGCTGATAGACAAGCCTGTATTAAAGAGAGTCAACTGTGCGATGGTATCAAGTCGTGCAAGGACAATAGCGATGAAGAGAACT GCGACGGAGTTGTCGAAGGCGGCGAAGGAGATGACGAAAGCGGTGAGGGTGGTAATGAAGGCGATGAGGGTGGTGACGAAAATGAGGACGATGAAGGTGGCGACGAAGGGACGGGTGACAGTGACTGCAACAGCGGGACCAAGACCAAGGGCTCTTGCACCAATCCTACCGGCGAAGCCACCTGTAACACAGGACTGGAAGACTTGCGTCAGCAGATGCTGAACTCACACAACTACTACCGCTGTTTGCACGGTTTGACCGGGGAGTTTCAAATGACGCTAGCCGATGATCTCAACGAGCACGCTCAGGAATGGGCCGAGTATCTGGCTTCCACGGACTCATCTGAGCATAGCACCGACCGCGGCGAAAATCCGCCACAACGTGGTGAGAATATCTGGACTGGTTCTGACTTCTCAAGATGGACAGAGGAAGAACAATTcacag GGGAAGCTCCCGTTGGAGACTGGTATTCTGAAATCAACAATTACGATTTCAACACGTTCACTGCCGTAGGGGGCGCTATGGTCG GTCATTTTACTCAGGTTGTGTGGAAGTCGAGCACGGAGCTAGGATGTGGCGTGGGGATAGGTGAACGACCTTGGGGACCCATGTTTTATGTCGTCTGCCAGTATCGTGAAGCCGGCAACATCGCCGACCCTTCTGAAAATGTACCGCCACCACTGTAG